ttatttaaGAAGATTCTTAAGGaaatattctattttatttgCTATTAATGTAGCAAATTATTGtttaaaaacctttttatttgctcaCTTTTGAGCAGTAAGATTGCTTATCGAAGCTGCCTTGCTCGACATTTTTATCGAAATCTCCGATCATGTTTCCAGCTTTTTTGTATCTCCCGACGTAGTATGTGCATTTCATCTTATCCTCTTCAGCGGAGGCTGAGCCAAACCCGAGCTCCGTGCTTTCCTTCCAGACAACCTGCGTAAAGTGACCAGTGCCGCTGCCACCACCTCCCCCGCCAAACGTGTAGCCGGGATTACAAACCTCATTATACCTGCCGGAGGAAGAAACAGCGGATGAGTGTCCATTAGATAACGAGTCAACATTTATTTGCTGTGGCCAACTCTTAACCGCTTTCAACCTTACAAAAGTATGCTTGTTCGTTCACACTTAGCTAAGCATTGCTCGGGAAAATCACGCAACGTTGCTGCAACAAACCAAGTAGCGCTTTTCAAGAACCTAGTTGCAAATTCTGAATGACAACAATTCTAATGCACATTCTCAGTGGAGACAGTCTGGAAGTCTGGATATGTCGTAAATGTCTCGTCTGTTACATTTTTCCTGATCAAACCACGAAGTAAAACTCCACAAGTTTCATGGTCTGACAAGGCGGAGCAAACACAACTCTGATCTTTCTTTGGAAGAATGAAATCTCGGTATCTTTTTAGCGTCTTCGAACTCGTCGATACTAACTATATTAAAACCAAATCTCGCTACTCACTCTCCGTCAGCCTCTTCAAGTAAAGAAGAAACGAAACAAGACGAAAACGCACAtggaacgattcaacactcaTACCAGTTAGTAACGGCTTCTTCTGGAGTCTGTCCCTTTTTTGAAGAGCATCCCATAGACAGGTTCTCGCCAACTCCATCACGCTCCTCCTTGGAGGAGTGCGTAAATTTTCCCGATTTTGCAATTTTCTCGGCGTATTCTTTTGCAGATTTGGACATTTCTGCATTGAGGGTCATGGGCGGCGAGTTATGCACTTTGCGGAACTTGTTGTGGATAGACAACGCGATTTGGTCTTCAGCACCTGAGTAATAAGAAATCATTAATATTCGTTTGTAACTAGTTTGGCACGCAAAATGCTTCCGACTGTTTACTTTTCCGACAATACGAGGAAAACTGCTTtctattttgtttaaaaagatCCGCGGTCATAAGCGTCACATGGAAATATTCACTGCTGATCCTGGTCTGTCATTAGATACCTGTGATCCCCCAAACTTAGGGCGTTCCTTTCAAGTCAAAGCGCGACTTTTTAATAGTTTCATTTACCTTCCTTACCACCTCCTGGTGTAGGGCTGGTACTTCCTTCTCCCTTTGTAGGTGTGCTACCGCCTCCTCCTGGTGCCTCGGTAGGGGAACCACCGCCTCCTCCTGGTGCCTCGGTAGGGGAACCACCGCCTCCTCCTGGTGCCTTGGTAGGGGAACCACCGCCCCCTCCTGGTGCCTTGGTAGGGGAACCACCGCCCCCTCCTGGTGCCTCGGTAGGAGAACCACCGCCCCCTCCTGGTGCCTCGGTAGGGGAACCACCACCCCCTCCTGGTGCCTTGGTAGGGGAACCACCGCCTCCTCCTGGTGCCTTGGTAGGGGAACCACCGCCCCCTCCTGGTGCCATGGTAGGGGTACTGCCTtctcctcccccacccccggaACCTGGCGGTGTGATCCTTATCTTTAGGTCGATGTCCACCTTGCCATCTTTTCCAACTTCATAAACTCCAGCGCCTACAACAATATTAACATTGACGGAAGTCATATCTTATTAGACGGGACAGACGAACAGGATAACGCCTCGGCGGCTACAGAGATATGTCATCAGTCGGATAGGCGAACAGGCATACACCTCGGTGCCTACAGCGATGTTTCATAAAAGGGATGGACAACCTCAGCGTCTAAAGCGCTATTATAAAAGACGAATAGATGGAAAGTGAAGTCTTCTGGGAGtccatttgtatttttaaatgatCTTCTTGATATAGAAGACAAGCACCTTACGTTCTTACCTACTACACCGCCGTCGTTAATCTTGAAGATTCCAACAACTGGTTGCCTAGCAACTCCCTCGCTTCTTTTAGTTGCGGAATCCGCTGGAGTGGCTATTCGACGGAGCACGTTGTAATGCTCCTGATTAGAGCCCTATTAGACAAAACAGATCTGTCTGAAAtcctttattattttgtttatatttgataaaatataaTGGGCCACTTCCAGTGAGTCCttccaagagaccatgatgtaagagaacgaatcccccgtattagggtatgttccaatgatgacgtccgtaaaaactatttttagaacaagcagttatttttagatacgtctctgattggttagcgctcacgtttcctagcaacaagagtcttacgcgcgatcacatcttgagcaatgtgatccggcaaaggatgtttcggaaatctttttgaccgaaaataccttccttttttacgaacgctgtaaaaatcaatcataaatctgtgtttacaaaacacaattctcttccaattcccttttaatgaaaaagatacatccagaacttaataccattatattcacaccgatattacaaataaaagatttcaagtctttataatgaagtagatcttattccagtgacaagggtttcttgagtgacatgatttctgaacatttgcgtgaaaaattgaagttcattcatctaaaaatgttataaatcaaagaaaaataaagcccttcttgtattaaaatacataacatagactatgagaatgcctaggtattctatctcaccgaattgcagagaataagaactttttaggagtctgcacgatgcatcttgaatgaactccaaattcaccgtctccccgacgtcttcccgttcaattatttatataacatttagataactgaacattagataacttaacagataacaggacaccaccctatgagtagcattgtgatcatgagccttgaagagcagctaaaaggataaaaacaggtcgcgaacgaagtaaagaagtgcagagggaaaaaatttgttgtgaaattgtactagctcgtggtgcccattaccaaatatggcgcgacgaaccatgtatggatgctatgattgacaagtccgcgcaatctaaaaatagctttcttggacgttatcatgggccacggggattcgttctcttatatcatggtctcttggtccTTCCCATCCACACTAGGtttttaaaccttttttttttaacaaaatgaaTGGAAGTATCTTTGCTTTTCCATATTCGAATATGCTGATATGCTCTTGAAAGTGTGCAGAAAAGAGTAATGTCCATCATTTGGCCGTGTGAACAGGTGAATTATACGCCACTGCTTTAGATAAAGGTGGTATTGCCTCTCAGAGAGACGTACTTTGTTGTGCGACCTCTTTATTAACGGACATTAAGACCGTCTTATACCTGAGGGTCGGACAGCAAACATCGGTCATTTCCAACATCGGCCATTTCCAACCCTTGTTCGGGCCGTTTTTGTTACTTTGTCACTGTAAGATATCAGCCTCACTGAATTGTTAATATCAATGCTATTGCGCTTTGTCTGTAATTCAGTTGATAACTGTGATTGAAATGACTAtattatgatgatgaaatAAATAAGTCATATACAAAAAGTGTGTGTTGACACTCTCTGGACATGCATATGAATGTTCAAGTCGTACATCGCGT
The sequence above is a segment of the Nematostella vectensis chromosome 2, jaNemVect1.1, whole genome shotgun sequence genome. Coding sequences within it:
- the LOC5521623 gene encoding circumsporozoite protein isoform X2; translated protein: MMSRRAVWLVLACCVLLSAKASQNINKRRLGSNQEHYNVLRRIATPADSATKRSEGVARQPVVGIFKINDGGVVGAGVYEVGKDGKVDIDLKIRITPPGSGGGGGEGSTPTMAPGGGGGSPTKAPGGGGGSPTEAPGGGGGSPTEAPGGGGSTPTKGEGSTSPTPGGGKEGAEDQIALSIHNKFRKVHNSPPMTLNAEMSKSAKEYAEKIAKSGKFTHSSKEERDGVGENLSMGCSSKKGQTPEEAVTNWYNEVCNPGYTFGGGGGGSGTGHFTQVVWKESTELGFGSASAEEDKMKCTYYVGRYKKAGNMIGDFDKNVEQGSFDKQSYCSKVSK
- the LOC5521623 gene encoding circumsporozoite protein isoform X1; its protein translation is MMSRRAVWLVLACCVLLSAKASQNINKRRLGSNQEHYNVLRRIATPADSATKRSEGVARQPVVGIFKINDGGVVGAGVYEVGKDGKVDIDLKIRITPPGSGGGGGEGSTPTMAPGGGGGSPTKAPGGGGGSPTKAPGGGGGSPTEAPGGGGGSPTEAPGGGGGSPTKAPGGGGGSPTKAPGGGGGSPTEAPGGGGGSPTEAPGGGGSTPTKGEGSTSPTPGGGKEGAEDQIALSIHNKFRKVHNSPPMTLNAEMSKSAKEYAEKIAKSGKFTHSSKEERDGVGENLSMGCSSKKGQTPEEAVTNWYNEVCNPGYTFGGGGGGSGTGHFTQVVWKESTELGFGSASAEEDKMKCTYYVGRYKKAGNMIGDFDKNVEQGSFDKQSYCSKVSK